A region of Planktomarina temperata RCA23 DNA encodes the following proteins:
- a CDS encoding ParA family protein, translating into MAKVVTFANIKGGSGKSTLCVNIAAMLTKLKFDVCVIDADPQKSTSDWIINTKDPLLSQVTCNEILDPEKFVELDYDFVLIDTQGSLNKELAGFLRVSSLVLVPCRSSRDDIVGQGWIQIFLEKSQHELKKVPLLAVLNGVNKRSQILSHIKQQLSEDGVLVAKTSVSQRVCFSETNVNMVSIIGYNRVAEGELRDLTNELLTYIQYNKEMIIG; encoded by the coding sequence ATGGCAAAAGTAGTTACCTTTGCAAACATTAAAGGGGGCAGTGGAAAGTCCACACTTTGTGTAAATATCGCGGCTATGCTTACTAAATTAAAGTTTGACGTTTGCGTTATTGACGCAGATCCGCAAAAATCGACGTCTGATTGGATAATAAATACGAAAGATCCTTTGTTATCTCAGGTGACTTGTAATGAAATTTTGGATCCTGAAAAATTTGTAGAGCTTGATTATGATTTTGTGCTAATAGACACTCAAGGCAGCTTAAATAAAGAATTAGCTGGCTTCCTTCGTGTATCTTCGTTGGTTTTGGTGCCGTGTCGTAGCTCGAGGGATGATATCGTTGGTCAAGGTTGGATACAAATTTTTCTGGAAAAATCTCAGCATGAGCTTAAAAAGGTCCCACTTCTGGCAGTTTTAAATGGCGTAAATAAAAGGAGCCAGATCTTGTCCCATATCAAACAACAATTAAGTGAGGATGGAGTTCTGGTTGCGAAAACAAGCGTATCACAACGAGTTTGTTTTTCGGAAACGAATGTAAATATGGTTTCAATAATTGGTTATAATCGAGTGGCAGAGGGCGAGCTCCGTGATCTTACAAATGAATTATTAACTTATATTCAATATAATAAGGAGATGATAATTGGCTAA